The following are encoded in a window of Blastopirellula marina genomic DNA:
- a CDS encoding DUF1559 domain-containing protein, which produces MSHTPKLHTSFRTGFTLVELLVVIAIIGILIALLLPAVQQAREAARRMQCTNNLKQIGLAFHNFQDTYGHLPFGGADKTSAIALGASDDCCSASQLDYLNWTYHIMPFLEQSNLHDLGDENDVANSASVVARNPVAAFYCPTRRAPTAYSGYYRTDYAGNAGEWHDDGVNKGTSPGKHGVVVNNKLGTKMVIERIQDGSSNTIMVGEKALHPDSHGSEGGDNERYVNAGWDQCVIRWGAFYDNDDATSHGLAPIPDIQSVHKNDSGTWVFDNSALSYGGEFGQWHAYFGSSHLGVTNFCLADGSVRSVPFTVDKDTFRRAALSDDHQVFEWP; this is translated from the coding sequence ATGTCCCACACTCCCAAACTGCACACATCCTTTCGAACTGGTTTTACGCTGGTCGAATTGCTGGTGGTGATCGCCATCATCGGCATCTTGATTGCCTTGCTTTTGCCTGCGGTTCAACAAGCTCGCGAAGCTGCTCGCCGCATGCAATGCACCAACAACCTGAAACAAATCGGGCTCGCGTTTCACAACTTCCAAGACACTTACGGCCACCTTCCGTTTGGTGGGGCCGATAAAACAAGCGCGATCGCGCTGGGTGCCTCGGACGATTGCTGCTCCGCTTCGCAACTCGACTATCTGAACTGGACCTACCACATCATGCCGTTCCTGGAACAGTCGAACCTGCATGATCTGGGTGACGAAAACGACGTGGCGAATTCCGCCAGCGTTGTGGCACGCAACCCGGTTGCCGCTTTCTATTGCCCTACCCGCCGCGCGCCGACCGCCTACAGCGGTTACTACCGCACCGACTACGCCGGCAACGCAGGCGAATGGCACGACGACGGCGTCAACAAAGGAACAAGCCCTGGTAAGCATGGGGTTGTTGTGAACAACAAGCTCGGCACGAAGATGGTGATCGAACGTATTCAGGACGGATCGTCCAACACGATCATGGTTGGCGAAAAAGCACTTCACCCTGATTCCCACGGCAGCGAAGGTGGCGACAACGAACGTTACGTCAACGCTGGCTGGGACCAATGTGTGATCCGCTGGGGCGCGTTCTACGACAACGACGACGCAACCTCGCACGGCTTGGCACCAATTCCGGATATCCAATCGGTGCACAAAAACGATTCCGGCACTTGGGTCTTCGACAACAGTGCATTGAGCTACGGCGGAGAGTTCGGTCAGTGGCACGCCTACTTCGGTTCGTCTCACCTGGGCGTTACCAACTTCTGCCTGGCCGACGGCTCGGTTCGCTCGGTTCCCTTCACCGTCGATAAAGACACCTTCCGTCGTGCGGCTCTGTCGGACGATCACCAGGTCTTTGAATGGCCGTAA
- a CDS encoding protoglobin family protein, with product MKQIDEARLESDLAYRFSYLLEFVGFGGDDIEAIHGAAGALAPLVPSLVDAVYDKLHGYDATWRHFVPRQFGYEGDVPTSVEELSMDHEQIQFRKQHLARYLEALVTKPYDEKMLMYLDMVGKIHTPAAGSKALDVPLVQMNALMGFVSDAFIATIMGLGLDRETEVKTLRAFNKLLWLQNDLINKHYVPVRETVA from the coding sequence ATGAAACAGATCGACGAAGCGCGTTTAGAATCAGATTTGGCCTATCGTTTCAGCTATTTGCTCGAATTTGTGGGCTTTGGTGGGGATGATATCGAAGCCATTCACGGGGCCGCCGGGGCTCTTGCTCCCTTGGTTCCTTCTTTGGTCGACGCCGTTTACGACAAATTGCACGGCTACGATGCCACTTGGCGACACTTCGTTCCCCGCCAGTTCGGTTACGAAGGGGACGTCCCCACGTCGGTCGAAGAACTTTCCATGGATCACGAGCAGATCCAGTTTCGCAAGCAGCACCTGGCCCGCTACTTGGAAGCTCTGGTTACCAAACCCTACGACGAAAAGATGCTGATGTATCTGGACATGGTCGGCAAAATCCATACGCCAGCAGCCGGCAGCAAAGCCCTGGATGTGCCGCTGGTGCAGATGAATGCCTTGATGGGGTTTGTCTCCGACGCTTTCATCGCCACCATCATGGGGCTCGGACTCGATCGGGAAACAGAAGTCAAAACGCTACGGGCATTCAACAAGCTGCTGTGGCTGCAAAACGATCTGATCAACAAACACTACGTACCTGTGCGTGAAACGGTGGCCTAG
- a CDS encoding RrF2 family transcriptional regulator, whose translation MFSQTVEYALRAVCHLAYTAPGSSTTEEIANSTKVPIAYLSKVLQGLVRAGVVKSQRGVGGGISLVKSPEELTILEVVNAVDPIVRISSCPLGLKAHGNNLCPLHRRLDNAMASVEEAFRDTTLAEVIAEPTTSIPLCEFPSARPSNKKQ comes from the coding sequence ATGTTTTCACAAACCGTTGAGTATGCGTTACGGGCAGTTTGCCACTTGGCCTACACAGCTCCGGGAAGTTCGACCACCGAAGAAATCGCCAACAGCACGAAGGTACCGATCGCGTATTTATCGAAAGTGCTGCAGGGATTGGTCCGCGCTGGGGTGGTGAAATCGCAGCGGGGGGTAGGCGGCGGGATCTCGCTGGTCAAATCGCCGGAAGAGCTGACGATTCTGGAAGTGGTTAACGCGGTCGATCCAATTGTGCGGATTTCATCGTGTCCGTTGGGCTTGAAGGCGCACGGCAATAACCTGTGCCCACTTCATCGCCGCTTGGATAACGCGATGGCCAGCGTGGAAGAGGCCTTCCGCGATACGACCCTGGCCGAAGTGATTGCCGAGCCGACAACGAGCATACCGCTGTGCGAGTTTCCATCCGCTCGGCCTTCGAATAAAAAACAGTAG
- a CDS encoding DUF1080 domain-containing protein — MNRHWITLPCVTLLLLAAGTVVAENEEKFVPLFNGENLDGWVQNGGEAEYTVEDGVIIGTSVPKTPNSFLCTEKKYGDFILEVEYMVDPLLNSGIQIRSNVYDEPKTYKTSEGKEVKVGAGRVHGYQVEIDPSDRAWSGGIYDEGRRGWLFDLKNKPEAQKAFKQNEWNKYRIECRGNSIKTWINGVPAADLTDDMTAEGFIALQVHGVGGDEKKVGKQIKWRNVNIIELND; from the coding sequence ATGAACCGACATTGGATCACCCTCCCCTGCGTCACCCTGTTGCTCCTGGCCGCCGGTACCGTTGTTGCCGAGAACGAAGAGAAGTTCGTTCCTCTGTTTAACGGCGAGAACCTGGATGGTTGGGTTCAGAATGGTGGCGAGGCCGAGTACACCGTGGAAGATGGTGTGATCATCGGTACTTCGGTCCCTAAGACTCCCAACAGCTTCCTATGCACCGAAAAGAAGTACGGCGACTTCATTCTGGAAGTCGAATATATGGTCGATCCGCTGCTGAACTCTGGCATCCAGATCCGCAGCAACGTTTACGACGAGCCGAAGACCTACAAAACCAGCGAAGGCAAAGAAGTGAAAGTTGGTGCCGGTCGCGTGCATGGTTACCAGGTCGAAATCGATCCTTCCGATCGCGCCTGGAGCGGTGGCATCTACGACGAAGGTCGTCGTGGCTGGTTGTTCGACCTGAAGAACAAGCCGGAAGCTCAAAAGGCTTTCAAGCAAAACGAGTGGAACAAGTACCGTATCGAATGCCGTGGCAACTCGATCAAGACTTGGATCAACGGTGTTCCTGCTGCTGACCTGACCGACGACATGACCGCAGAAGGTTTCATTGCCCTGCAGGTCCACGGTGTGGGTGGCGACGAAAAGAAAGTTGGCAAGCAGATCAAATGGCGCAACGTGAATATCATTGAACTGAACGACTAG
- a CDS encoding sialate O-acetylesterase, with protein sequence MKLRWFNSGALATLIALLWIGSAQAELALPNLFTDHMVLQRDKPIFIWGTADKGAEVTVTLGDQKTTITANDNGKWKAELKPLPAGGPHQVVVRSGEAEKVITDVLVGEVWVCSGQSNMQWDVNSANDADIEKLTANYPQLRLISVPQVGTQEPQDNFNGKWEVCTPDSVGSFSAVGYYFGRQLQQTLNVPVGLIDNAWGGSSAEAWVERDLLKSSGKFDELMARWEKTEATYDHEKALQQYKQNLEAWKEKAAQAKKEGKPAPGGQPRAPGNPLTNQHRPANLYNGVLNPIIGYGIRGVIWYQGESNAGRAYQYRELFPMMIQNWRDKWGQDEFPFYWVQLADFLQERDQPGDSAWAELREAQTLTLDKLPHTGQAVIIDLGEAEDIHPKNKQDVAKRLARLALANEYGYKIVSQSPRYKSMKVDGGAIVLEFDTYGSQLDSFDTRALKGFTIAGEDKKFVNASATIVDGTHVRVSSEEVKEPVAVRYAWGDNPVSNLQNTQGLPATPFRTDDWDGVTKNAN encoded by the coding sequence ATGAAGTTGCGTTGGTTCAACAGTGGCGCGCTTGCCACGCTGATTGCATTGCTTTGGATTGGTTCCGCCCAAGCGGAACTGGCCCTGCCGAACTTGTTTACCGATCACATGGTGCTGCAGCGCGATAAGCCCATCTTTATCTGGGGCACCGCTGACAAAGGCGCGGAAGTTACGGTCACGCTGGGTGATCAGAAAACAACCATCACTGCCAACGACAATGGTAAGTGGAAGGCCGAACTGAAACCGCTGCCTGCGGGTGGCCCTCACCAGGTAGTTGTCCGCAGTGGTGAAGCCGAGAAGGTGATCACCGACGTTCTGGTGGGTGAAGTCTGGGTTTGCAGCGGCCAATCGAACATGCAGTGGGACGTGAACTCAGCCAACGATGCGGACATCGAAAAGCTGACTGCCAACTATCCACAGTTGCGTTTGATCAGTGTTCCTCAAGTCGGTACACAAGAGCCGCAAGACAACTTCAACGGCAAGTGGGAAGTGTGCACGCCTGATTCGGTGGGTAGCTTCTCGGCAGTTGGTTACTACTTCGGTCGTCAGCTTCAGCAGACGCTGAACGTGCCGGTTGGTTTGATCGACAACGCCTGGGGTGGTTCTTCGGCAGAAGCCTGGGTCGAACGTGATCTGCTTAAGAGCAGCGGCAAGTTCGACGAACTGATGGCACGCTGGGAAAAGACCGAAGCAACATACGATCACGAGAAAGCTCTGCAGCAGTACAAGCAGAACCTGGAAGCTTGGAAAGAAAAGGCCGCCCAGGCCAAGAAGGAAGGCAAGCCAGCACCCGGCGGACAGCCAAGGGCACCAGGCAACCCGCTGACCAATCAGCATCGTCCGGCGAATCTTTACAACGGCGTGTTGAATCCAATCATCGGCTACGGCATTCGCGGCGTGATCTGGTACCAAGGGGAATCGAACGCCGGTCGTGCTTATCAGTATCGTGAATTATTCCCAATGATGATTCAGAACTGGCGTGATAAGTGGGGCCAGGATGAATTCCCATTCTATTGGGTACAGCTGGCCGACTTCTTGCAAGAACGAGATCAGCCAGGGGACAGTGCTTGGGCCGAACTGCGTGAAGCACAGACGCTGACGCTGGACAAGCTGCCTCACACCGGGCAAGCGGTGATCATCGACCTGGGCGAAGCGGAAGACATTCATCCAAAGAACAAGCAAGACGTTGCCAAACGTTTGGCTCGCCTGGCATTGGCCAACGAGTATGGCTACAAGATTGTCAGCCAGAGCCCACGCTACAAGTCGATGAAGGTCGACGGTGGTGCGATCGTGTTAGAGTTCGACACGTACGGTAGCCAACTCGACTCGTTCGACACGCGGGCCCTCAAGGGCTTCACCATCGCTGGCGAAGACAAGAAGTTTGTGAACGCCTCGGCCACGATCGTCGATGGGACGCACGTTCGCGTTTCCAGCGAGGAAGTGAAAGAACCGGTTGCCGTTCGTTATGCCTGGGGTGATAACCCCGTCTCGAACCTGCAGAACACTCAGGGGCTGCCAGCGACTCCGTTCCGCACCGACGACTGGGATGGTGTCACGAAGAACGCCAACTAA
- a CDS encoding site-2 protease family protein has protein sequence MFLTEPNHTPYDLHFSLFKIPIRIHPMFWLVAVLLGFNGSDPKTVVLWVATLLISILVHEMGHALVIQWYGWSPSVVLYSFGGLAIHNPYVQSNFGPGRGRRNKWTQIIISLAGPGAGFLLASLIIAITWGTGLAQYEVTTFGETMVPSGYNMNPSDRLLTYPYIALWLDFMLYFNIIWGLVNLLPIFPLDGGQISRELFQMFDGGLAIRNSLVLSLICAIGVAILGFQYDRKFIAIFFAFMAIQNYQDLNGSNRSGGNPW, from the coding sequence ATGTTCCTGACTGAACCGAATCACACTCCGTACGACCTCCACTTCTCGCTGTTCAAAATTCCCATTCGCATCCACCCAATGTTTTGGTTGGTCGCGGTATTGTTGGGATTCAATGGCAGCGATCCGAAGACGGTCGTGTTGTGGGTCGCGACCTTGTTGATCTCGATCTTGGTTCACGAAATGGGACACGCGCTAGTCATTCAATGGTACGGCTGGTCCCCCAGTGTCGTGCTGTACTCGTTTGGTGGACTGGCGATTCATAACCCCTACGTCCAATCGAACTTCGGTCCTGGACGGGGCCGGCGAAACAAATGGACACAAATCATCATCAGCCTGGCCGGCCCCGGGGCAGGTTTTCTATTAGCATCGCTGATCATTGCCATCACTTGGGGCACGGGACTTGCCCAATATGAAGTCACCACCTTTGGCGAAACGATGGTTCCCTCAGGCTACAACATGAATCCCAGCGATCGTTTGCTGACGTATCCCTACATCGCCCTTTGGCTGGATTTCATGCTGTACTTCAACATCATCTGGGGCCTGGTCAATTTGCTGCCAATTTTTCCGCTGGATGGAGGTCAAATCTCGCGTGAGTTGTTTCAAATGTTCGATGGCGGATTAGCGATTCGCAACTCGCTCGTCCTTTCCTTGATCTGTGCGATCGGTGTCGCCATCCTCGGTTTTCAATACGACCGCAAGTTCATCGCAATCTTCTTCGCGTTCATGGCAATTCAAAACTATCAAGACTTAAACGGATCGAATCGAAGCGGAGGCAACCCTTGGTAA
- a CDS encoding Mrp/NBP35 family ATP-binding protein: MADVQQVIKALESIKDPYSGRSITTTDQVKEVDVNGTKASFILELTTHSAPLWEETKELVKQQVLKEVPGLTEVNVELREHQRKIEPIGQIGLTARSVIAVGSGKGGVGKSTVASCLAYALKKAGAKVGLMDADIYGPSVPHLLGVSGRPEVIEKRIQPKDVDGMKVISMGLIVEPGEAVIWRGPMLHGAVTQFLRDTDWGPLDYLIIDMPPGTGDIALTLSQLLPLTGSVVVCTPQEVALLDAIKAVAMFRKVKIPVLGMVENMSGFVCPDTGKEWDIFGRGGAERKAKELGVPFLGDVPITISIREQGDAGKTSEVLQNAVTAPRFEQLAYNLVKQLADSAAEKPPIPTLTVL, encoded by the coding sequence ATGGCTGATGTCCAACAAGTCATCAAAGCCCTTGAAAGTATCAAAGACCCATACTCGGGGCGTTCGATCACGACGACCGACCAGGTCAAAGAAGTCGATGTGAACGGCACCAAGGCATCGTTCATCTTAGAGCTGACCACGCACAGTGCTCCGCTGTGGGAAGAAACGAAAGAGTTGGTCAAACAGCAGGTACTGAAAGAAGTGCCAGGGCTGACGGAAGTGAACGTCGAACTGCGCGAGCATCAGCGCAAGATCGAACCGATCGGTCAGATTGGTTTGACTGCGCGCAGCGTGATTGCGGTGGGCTCTGGTAAAGGTGGTGTGGGTAAGAGCACGGTCGCCTCGTGCCTGGCTTACGCGCTGAAGAAAGCAGGCGCGAAGGTTGGCTTGATGGATGCCGACATCTACGGGCCAAGTGTTCCGCACTTGTTAGGTGTCAGTGGTCGACCGGAAGTGATCGAGAAGCGGATCCAGCCGAAAGATGTCGATGGGATGAAGGTCATCTCGATGGGTTTGATCGTTGAGCCAGGTGAAGCGGTAATCTGGCGTGGTCCGATGCTGCATGGCGCGGTGACGCAGTTTCTGCGCGATACCGACTGGGGACCGCTCGATTATTTGATTATCGATATGCCGCCAGGTACCGGTGACATTGCGTTGACCCTCAGCCAACTGTTGCCACTGACTGGCAGCGTGGTGGTTTGTACGCCACAAGAGGTTGCGCTGCTGGATGCGATCAAGGCAGTGGCCATGTTCCGCAAAGTGAAGATCCCGGTTCTGGGGATGGTCGAGAACATGAGCGGCTTCGTTTGCCCCGACACCGGCAAGGAATGGGACATCTTTGGACGCGGTGGTGCCGAGCGCAAAGCGAAGGAGCTGGGCGTGCCGTTTTTGGGTGACGTGCCGATCACGATTTCGATTCGTGAGCAGGGGGATGCAGGAAAGACAAGTGAAGTCTTGCAGAATGCAGTGACCGCCCCGCGCTTCGAGCAACTGGCCTACAACCTGGTGAAACAACTGGCCGATTCGGCTGCCGAGAAGCCACCGATTCCTACGCTAACTGTTTTGTAG
- a CDS encoding SGNH/GDSL hydrolase family protein, with product MVSEESNQLERHRLIVLGASNVAKSLEVLLNVAPQMIAKPLEVYAAIGRGRSYGTQSKFLFRRLPGILESELWPTLESRAISAKTSCVITDIGNDLLYSRTVDQIIDWLEQCIIRLRLTAGPIAITGIPLAGVRNLAPYKFRALRTLMFPGSTLELSTVQQRAEDLDQRLQTFGKEDDITFIPQKPEWYGFDPIHWKSRKRPEVWHTILTALGHSSFDYTRVRSNFFHEMKHWMTRPHQRTLFGVSQSKQQPVIQRGEHLTVALY from the coding sequence TTGGTAAGTGAAGAGAGCAACCAACTCGAGCGTCATCGTTTGATCGTCTTAGGCGCTAGTAACGTTGCCAAGAGTTTAGAGGTACTGCTCAACGTTGCTCCGCAGATGATTGCCAAACCTTTAGAAGTCTACGCGGCGATCGGTCGTGGACGCTCTTACGGCACGCAATCCAAATTTCTTTTTCGAAGACTTCCAGGAATTTTAGAAAGCGAACTTTGGCCTACTTTGGAAAGCAGGGCAATCTCTGCAAAGACAAGTTGCGTCATCACCGACATCGGCAACGACCTTCTCTACAGTCGCACCGTCGATCAAATAATTGATTGGTTAGAGCAGTGCATCATTCGATTGCGACTTACCGCAGGCCCCATCGCGATCACAGGAATTCCACTGGCCGGCGTTCGCAATCTAGCCCCTTACAAGTTCCGCGCACTACGCACGTTGATGTTCCCTGGATCGACGTTAGAACTAAGCACCGTGCAGCAGCGCGCGGAAGATTTAGACCAACGCTTGCAAACGTTTGGCAAAGAGGACGACATCACGTTTATCCCGCAAAAACCCGAGTGGTATGGCTTTGATCCCATTCACTGGAAGTCGCGCAAGCGGCCGGAAGTGTGGCACACAATTCTTACCGCGCTGGGTCATTCATCGTTTGATTACACACGCGTGCGATCGAACTTTTTTCATGAGATGAAACACTGGATGACGCGTCCTCATCAGCGCACCCTCTTTGGTGTTTCGCAATCAAAACAACAGCCCGTGATTCAGCGCGGCGAACATCTTACCGTTGCGTTGTACTAA
- a CDS encoding mechanosensitive ion channel family protein — MLLFAQAGTDEKLPPDAITRLSDFYDESIKFVVEQGPYWITNVVAAIVVLLLGWVAARVFRSLFNRALTRSRIDDTLSGFLSNIAYALVIVLVVIAALNQLGVNTTSLAAVVGAAGLAIGLALQSSLSNFASGIMLIMFRPFGVGDFVEVGGATGIVQEVHVFHTVMRTVDNKRVVIPNGEITKDIITNFTGHATRMVDLEIGCGYNDDIRAVKQLFIEILEADERILKDPAIEVRVFELGDSAIIFKVRGWVQTPDWWATRCDLMETIKLGMDQRGFHIPFPQRDVHLYQETQQSA; from the coding sequence ATGCTGCTCTTTGCCCAGGCCGGCACCGACGAAAAGTTGCCGCCAGACGCGATTACTCGCCTGTCCGATTTTTATGACGAATCGATCAAGTTCGTCGTCGAGCAGGGACCCTACTGGATCACCAATGTGGTCGCGGCGATCGTGGTTTTGCTGCTGGGGTGGGTTGCTGCCCGGGTGTTTCGTAGTTTGTTCAATCGGGCACTGACCCGCAGCCGTATCGACGACACGTTGTCAGGTTTTCTTTCCAACATCGCGTACGCGCTGGTGATCGTCCTGGTGGTGATTGCGGCGCTCAATCAATTGGGCGTGAATACGACGTCGCTTGCGGCGGTGGTCGGGGCGGCTGGCCTGGCGATTGGTTTGGCGCTGCAAAGTTCGCTCTCGAACTTCGCTTCAGGCATCATGCTGATCATGTTTCGACCGTTTGGCGTAGGGGACTTTGTGGAAGTGGGGGGGGCGACCGGCATTGTTCAGGAAGTGCATGTCTTTCATACGGTGATGCGAACGGTCGACAACAAGCGAGTTGTCATCCCCAATGGAGAAATCACGAAAGACATCATTACTAACTTCACTGGGCATGCGACGCGGATGGTCGATCTGGAAATAGGCTGCGGCTACAACGACGACATTCGTGCCGTGAAACAGCTTTTCATCGAGATCTTGGAGGCCGACGAGCGAATCTTGAAGGACCCCGCGATTGAAGTGCGGGTGTTTGAGTTAGGGGACAGCGCGATCATTTTCAAAGTGCGTGGTTGGGTGCAAACGCCAGACTGGTGGGCAACGCGGTGCGATCTTATGGAGACGATCAAGCTGGGGATGGACCAGCGTGGTTTCCACATTCCTTTTCCGCAACGGGATGTGCACCTCTATCAAGAAACGCAGCAGTCGGCATAG